One Methylophilus sp. TWE2 DNA segment encodes these proteins:
- a CDS encoding Nif3-like dinuclear metal center hexameric protein — MELNLLVAELANFLQVGKFQDYCPNGLQVEGRPQVRRIVSGVTASQALIEAAIEADADAVLVHHGYFWRGEASEVTGLKRNRLKRLLTYDLSLLAYHLPLDAHAEVGNNVQLGKVLEWPIVRYLDDKNMLPVAEFSQTMTLSQLGDHVSRKLGRSAQILGNPQKPVQTVAWCTGAAQSYIQQAVNAGVDLFVSGEVSEQTWHTVCETDTAYISAGHHATERYGVQALGHWLAEKYGIEHIYVELDNPV, encoded by the coding sequence ATGGAATTGAATCTTCTTGTTGCGGAATTGGCCAATTTTTTACAAGTTGGAAAATTTCAGGATTATTGCCCGAATGGATTGCAAGTCGAAGGTCGGCCGCAAGTGCGGCGCATTGTCAGTGGTGTGACGGCCAGCCAGGCTCTGATTGAAGCTGCAATTGAGGCGGATGCGGATGCCGTTCTTGTGCATCATGGCTATTTCTGGCGTGGTGAAGCGTCTGAGGTCACTGGGCTCAAGCGCAATCGTCTCAAGCGCTTGCTGACTTATGATCTGAGCTTGCTTGCCTACCATTTGCCGCTGGATGCACACGCTGAAGTTGGAAATAACGTACAACTCGGCAAAGTGCTTGAGTGGCCCATCGTGCGTTATCTGGATGATAAAAATATGCTGCCAGTAGCGGAGTTCTCACAAACGATGACGCTGAGTCAATTGGGTGATCACGTTAGTCGGAAACTTGGGCGTTCAGCACAAATACTCGGCAATCCTCAAAAGCCGGTACAAACAGTGGCTTGGTGTACAGGAGCGGCGCAGTCGTATATCCAACAGGCAGTCAATGCTGGCGTGGATCTCTTTGTCAGCGGTGAAGTCTCTGAGCAGACCTGGCACACCGTGTGTGAAACGGATACGGCTTATATCAGCGCAGGGCATCACGCGACTGAGCGTTATGGGGTGCAGGCGCTAGGACATTGGCTGGCGGAAAAATATGGGATTGAGCATATTTATGTGGAGTTGGATAACCCGGTTTAG
- the hisI gene encoding phosphoribosyl-AMP cyclohydrolase, translating to MSWLDQVAWTEDGLVPVIAQEKETGKILMFAWMNREALQLTRETGHAVYFSRSRNKLWHKGEESGHTQIVHDIRLDCDNDVVMITVEQLGGIACHTGRHNCFFQQLQGDEWVTVEPVLKDPKAIYHE from the coding sequence ATGAGCTGGCTGGACCAAGTGGCCTGGACTGAGGACGGACTTGTACCCGTCATCGCTCAGGAAAAAGAGACTGGCAAAATCCTGATGTTTGCCTGGATGAATCGCGAGGCTTTGCAGCTCACACGCGAGACTGGGCATGCCGTCTATTTTTCCCGCTCACGAAACAAGTTGTGGCACAAAGGCGAAGAGTCCGGGCACACACAGATTGTGCATGATATCCGCCTTGACTGTGATAACGATGTCGTCATGATCACGGTCGAACAGTTGGGTGGTATTGCGTGTCATACTGGTCGGCATAATTGCTTTTTCCAGCAATTACAAGGCGATGAGTGGGTGACGGTAGAACCTGTGCTCAAAGACCCGAAAGCGATTTATCATGAGTGA
- the petA gene encoding ubiquinol-cytochrome c reductase iron-sulfur subunit: MSENKIDNNCLSFCQPSEVDLQKRDFLVKATAATGAVGVAAVAVPFVGSMLPSERAKAAGAPVEIDISKLKPGEKMTAEWRGQPVWIVRRTPEMLAKLSKHDDQLSDPKLEVPQQPEYCKNPARAIKPEFAIMLGTCTHLGCSPNDNFAITADWDGGFVCPCHGSKFDLAGRVMKGSPAPTNLVVPPHQYLTETTILVGDDKKAGA, from the coding sequence ATGTCAGAAAACAAAATTGACAACAACTGTTTGTCGTTTTGCCAGCCATCTGAGGTGGATTTGCAAAAACGCGACTTTTTGGTGAAGGCCACGGCTGCCACCGGTGCTGTGGGTGTTGCTGCTGTAGCGGTCCCGTTTGTAGGTAGCATGCTGCCTAGTGAGCGTGCCAAAGCGGCAGGTGCGCCAGTAGAAATTGATATCAGCAAGTTGAAGCCGGGCGAGAAAATGACTGCCGAATGGCGCGGTCAGCCGGTATGGATTGTGCGCCGCACGCCGGAAATGTTGGCCAAGCTTTCCAAGCATGATGATCAGCTTTCCGATCCTAAGCTAGAAGTGCCTCAGCAGCCTGAATATTGTAAGAATCCCGCACGGGCAATCAAACCAGAATTTGCGATCATGTTGGGGACCTGTACCCATCTTGGTTGCTCGCCGAATGACAATTTTGCCATAACGGCAGATTGGGACGGTGGTTTTGTCTGTCCATGTCATGGATCTAAGTTTGACTTGGCAGGTCGCGTCATGAAGGGGTCTCCTGCACCCACCAATCTCGTGGTGCCACCGCATCAATATCTTACTGAAACGACTATTTTGGTTGGCGACGACAAGAAAGCGGGAGCTTAA
- the tatC gene encoding twin-arginine translocase subunit TatC translates to MTPTESFISHLIELRNRLLRAIVGWLVVFVALFPFADKLYSLIAAPLLSKLPQGAQMIATAVTTPFFVPMKVTMLTAFLVALPWMIYQCWAFIAPGLYEHEKRLIRPLLAAAMVLFFVGMAFAYFVVFPVVFGFLVGSAPQGVAVMTDIAEYLNFVIGLFVAFGFAFEVPVAVVLIALMGWVTLDQLKESRSYVIVGAFVLGAIFTPPDIVSQCMLAVPLWLLYELGLLVVRWLPQPPATDSPTS, encoded by the coding sequence ATGACGCCTACCGAAAGTTTTATTTCACACCTGATTGAATTGCGCAACCGCCTGCTACGTGCAATCGTCGGCTGGCTGGTCGTGTTTGTGGCCTTGTTCCCGTTTGCCGACAAACTTTATAGCCTGATAGCGGCGCCGTTATTGAGCAAGTTGCCCCAAGGTGCGCAAATGATTGCCACGGCAGTGACGACGCCTTTTTTTGTGCCCATGAAAGTGACTATGCTGACGGCCTTTCTCGTCGCCCTGCCGTGGATGATTTACCAATGCTGGGCCTTTATTGCACCAGGGTTGTATGAGCATGAAAAACGACTAATCCGTCCTTTGCTGGCGGCGGCGATGGTCTTGTTTTTTGTTGGTATGGCTTTTGCCTATTTTGTCGTGTTTCCTGTCGTATTCGGCTTCTTGGTTGGCAGTGCGCCGCAAGGCGTTGCTGTCATGACCGATATTGCCGAATACCTGAATTTTGTCATCGGCTTGTTTGTTGCCTTTGGCTTTGCGTTTGAAGTGCCTGTTGCCGTGGTGCTGATAGCATTGATGGGGTGGGTGACCTTGGACCAATTAAAGGAATCACGTTCTTACGTCATTGTTGGCGCTTTTGTCTTGGGGGCGATTTTCACGCCGCCCGATATTGTGTCGCAATGTATGCTGGCGGTACCGCTGTGGTTGCTTTACGAGCTTGGCCTCCTGGTGGTGCGCTGGTTGCCGCAACCGCCAGCGACTGATTCTCCGACAAGCTAA
- a CDS encoding S1C family serine protease, protein MRYLWTIFSQAVTVCLGVLFVLKLFYPNILTQPANKTLVIKETAANSSTVIAKTGYRTAVSKAMPSVVNIFTTEGISQDPHHALKNDPLFRHFFGEEMEEEDEQPENSLGSGVIVSADGLILTNNHVISSADQIEVALSDGSKSSATVVGTDPDTDLAVLKINRKKLPAITFSNSDQMKVGDVVLAIGNPFGVGQTVTQGIISALGRNHLGINTFENFIQTDASINPGNSGGALIDVNGNLIGINSAIYSRNGGSMGIGFAIPVSIAKQVMEQITFNGSVTRGWIGIEAQDITPELAESFNLKTANGSLIAGVLLDSPADKAGLRPGDILVGIDDKPVADSQSMLNIIAMLKPGDKATLSIIRAGKKVNIALVVGKRPLPSKLPQ, encoded by the coding sequence ATGCGATATCTTTGGACTATCTTCTCACAAGCCGTCACCGTTTGTTTGGGCGTTTTGTTTGTCTTAAAATTATTTTATCCAAACATTCTCACGCAACCCGCTAACAAAACACTGGTGATCAAGGAAACGGCGGCCAACAGTAGCACGGTGATCGCCAAAACCGGCTATCGCACCGCGGTGAGCAAAGCCATGCCTTCGGTGGTGAACATTTTCACCACCGAAGGCATCAGCCAGGATCCGCATCATGCTTTAAAAAATGACCCATTGTTCCGCCATTTTTTCGGTGAAGAGATGGAAGAGGAAGACGAGCAACCTGAAAACAGCCTGGGAAGCGGCGTGATTGTCAGCGCCGACGGCCTGATTCTGACCAACAATCACGTCATCAGCTCAGCTGACCAGATCGAAGTGGCGCTTAGCGATGGCAGCAAGTCCTCTGCCACGGTGGTAGGTACCGATCCGGATACCGATTTAGCAGTGCTTAAAATAAATCGCAAAAAACTGCCAGCCATCACCTTCAGCAACAGTGACCAGATGAAAGTAGGCGATGTCGTTCTGGCGATTGGTAACCCGTTTGGTGTCGGCCAAACCGTGACTCAGGGTATCATCAGTGCATTGGGTCGCAATCATCTGGGCATCAATACCTTTGAGAACTTCATTCAAACAGATGCCTCAATCAACCCAGGCAACTCCGGTGGCGCCCTCATAGACGTCAACGGCAACCTGATCGGCATCAACAGCGCCATTTATTCACGCAATGGCGGCAGTATGGGGATTGGCTTTGCCATCCCGGTCAGCATTGCCAAACAGGTCATGGAGCAAATTACATTTAATGGTTCGGTGACACGTGGCTGGATAGGGATCGAGGCCCAAGATATTACGCCAGAGCTGGCAGAGTCCTTCAACTTGAAAACAGCGAACGGGTCCCTGATTGCCGGCGTCCTGTTGGATAGCCCGGCTGACAAGGCAGGTTTACGTCCAGGCGATATCTTGGTGGGCATTGATGACAAACCAGTAGCAGATAGTCAATCTATGCTCAATATTATTGCCATGCTTAAACCAGGCGACAAAGCAACCTTGTCCATCATACGTGCGGGCAAAAAAGTCAATATTGCACTGGTAGTTGGCAAGCGCCCACTCCCAAGCAAACTACCGCAATAA
- a CDS encoding histidine triad nucleotide-binding protein: protein MSADCIFCKIVAGYIPSKTIFQDDEVIAFHDIRPLAKVHFLIVPKAHIETLKDCTAEHQALLGKMMLLAAQLAAEQGLTGYKTVMNVGREGGQEVFHIHLHVFGGGPAA from the coding sequence ATGAGTGCAGACTGTATTTTTTGCAAAATCGTTGCGGGTTACATTCCGTCAAAAACGATATTTCAAGATGACGAGGTCATTGCGTTTCACGACATTCGTCCATTAGCCAAGGTGCATTTTTTGATTGTGCCCAAGGCGCATATTGAAACGCTGAAAGATTGCACGGCTGAACATCAGGCCTTGTTGGGGAAAATGATGTTGCTTGCTGCCCAGTTAGCCGCTGAGCAAGGCTTGACGGGTTACAAGACTGTCATGAATGTTGGTCGCGAAGGCGGCCAGGAAGTGTTTCATATTCATCTGCATGTGTTTGGTGGCGGACCTGCCGCCTGA
- the tatB gene encoding Sec-independent protein translocase protein TatB has translation MFDISFSELMVIAIIALVVIGPEKLPKVARTAGAFFGRLQRFVSQVKDEVNRESRFAELQTLQQEVQSSLHQSYTEIEQSILPAKPAADEVVADPVKVKKPRKPRQRKTPSVVEQSSEAESISTKQSIAKPGDPQAELFAAAPMPEQKKPRRPRKTVKREDLVDSVSEQKPLS, from the coding sequence GTGTTTGATATTTCATTTTCAGAACTGATGGTCATTGCCATCATCGCGCTCGTGGTGATTGGGCCGGAAAAGTTGCCAAAAGTCGCCCGCACTGCGGGCGCTTTTTTTGGTCGGCTGCAACGTTTTGTCTCGCAAGTGAAAGACGAAGTAAACCGGGAATCACGTTTTGCTGAATTGCAAACACTGCAGCAGGAAGTACAATCCAGTTTGCATCAAAGCTATACGGAAATTGAACAAAGTATTTTGCCCGCAAAACCGGCTGCAGATGAGGTTGTGGCAGACCCTGTGAAGGTTAAAAAGCCGCGTAAACCGCGCCAACGTAAAACGCCTTCAGTGGTTGAGCAGTCTTCTGAAGCAGAGTCCATTTCCACCAAACAATCAATCGCCAAGCCTGGTGATCCACAAGCTGAGCTGTTTGCAGCGGCACCTATGCCTGAGCAAAAGAAACCGCGCCGACCACGTAAAACAGTTAAAAGAGAAGATCTAGTCGATTCTGTCTCTGAACAAAAACCGCTTTCTTAA
- a CDS encoding cytochrome bc complex cytochrome b subunit gives MADTKKIETTGLLGWIDSRFPLTSTIKGHLTEYYAPKNFNFWYFFGSLALLVLVLQIVTGIFLTMNYKPDAELAFASVEYIMRDVFGGNIIRYMHSTGASMFFVVVYLHMFRGLIYGSYRTPRELIWLFGVGIFLVLMGEAFFGYLLPWGQMSYWGAQVIVNLFSTVPFIGPDLSEWLRGDYLVSDATLNRFFAFHVIALPLVLLGLVAVHIVALHEVGSNNPDGVEIKKHKDKETGIPLDGIPFHPYYSVKDMVGVVAFLMVFFAIVFFMPEMGGYFLEANNFIPADPLKTPPHIAPVWYFTPYYSILRAVPPIGISQFPGVVAMGLSVVAFAFLPWLDKSPVKSIRYRGKLYKRWLTAFVISFVILGYLGTVPGDVWGQFGPWMGRADRATVLARICAVVYFAFFALMPWYTKKDQTKPAPERVTYK, from the coding sequence ATGGCGGACACAAAAAAAATAGAAACGACTGGTCTGTTGGGCTGGATTGATTCCCGTTTCCCACTGACCAGTACGATAAAAGGACATCTTACCGAGTATTACGCACCTAAGAACTTCAATTTCTGGTACTTCTTTGGTTCGTTGGCGTTATTGGTGCTGGTGCTGCAGATTGTCACTGGCATCTTCCTGACCATGAACTACAAGCCGGATGCCGAATTGGCGTTTGCTTCGGTCGAATACATTATGCGTGATGTATTTGGTGGCAACATTATCCGTTATATGCACTCTACCGGTGCTTCCATGTTCTTCGTGGTGGTCTACCTGCATATGTTCCGTGGCCTGATTTACGGGTCATACCGTACACCGCGTGAATTGATCTGGCTGTTTGGCGTAGGCATTTTCCTGGTATTGATGGGTGAGGCCTTCTTCGGCTACCTGCTGCCATGGGGCCAAATGTCATACTGGGGTGCGCAGGTGATTGTGAACCTGTTCTCTACCGTACCATTTATCGGTCCTGATCTGTCTGAATGGTTGCGCGGTGACTACTTGGTGTCGGATGCAACATTGAACCGCTTCTTTGCTTTCCACGTGATTGCTTTGCCGTTGGTTTTGTTGGGTCTGGTGGCAGTGCACATTGTGGCCTTGCATGAGGTGGGTTCTAACAACCCTGATGGCGTTGAAATCAAGAAGCATAAGGACAAGGAAACAGGTATTCCATTAGATGGTATTCCGTTCCACCCTTACTACTCTGTCAAAGATATGGTGGGTGTGGTGGCCTTCCTCATGGTGTTCTTTGCGATTGTGTTCTTTATGCCGGAAATGGGCGGTTATTTCCTTGAGGCGAACAACTTTATCCCGGCAGATCCGCTGAAAACACCACCGCATATTGCGCCAGTCTGGTATTTCACGCCTTATTACTCCATCTTGCGTGCAGTACCGCCTATCGGTATTTCACAGTTCCCTGGTGTAGTAGCCATGGGCTTGTCAGTGGTGGCGTTTGCTTTCTTGCCATGGCTGGACAAGAGCCCAGTGAAATCTATCCGTTACCGTGGCAAGTTGTACAAGCGCTGGTTAACGGCGTTCGTGATCAGCTTTGTCATCCTGGGTTACCTGGGTACAGTGCCAGGCGATGTCTGGGGGCAATTCGGTCCATGGATGGGGCGCGCAGATCGTGCGACAGTGCTTGCCCGTATTTGTGCCGTTGTGTACTTCGCATTCTTTGCGTTGATGCCTTGGTACACCAAAAAAGACCAAACCAAGCCAGCGCCAGAAAGGGTGACATACAAATGA
- a CDS encoding glutathione S-transferase N-terminal domain-containing protein, producing the protein MMRLYSGTVDPYSHRCRIVLFEKGMDFEVIDVDLTNKTEDLAILNPYGEVPVLVERDLVLSEANIINEYIDERFPHPQLMPADPVMRARARLFLYNFEKDLFSHIKDIESSDEETADKARKVVRDNLTQLVPIFGKQSYLMGDEYSMLDVAITPLLWRLGHYGIELPNQAAPLLKYAERLFSRPMYAEAMTPSEKAMRK; encoded by the coding sequence ATGATGAGATTGTATTCGGGTACCGTAGATCCTTACAGTCACCGTTGCCGTATCGTACTGTTCGAAAAAGGGATGGACTTTGAAGTCATTGATGTTGACTTAACCAATAAGACCGAAGATTTGGCCATCTTGAACCCATATGGTGAAGTGCCGGTGCTGGTTGAGCGTGACCTCGTATTGTCGGAAGCCAATATCATCAATGAGTATATTGATGAGCGTTTCCCACATCCACAATTGATGCCTGCGGATCCTGTGATGCGTGCACGTGCGCGTCTGTTCCTTTACAACTTTGAAAAAGACCTGTTCAGCCACATCAAGGACATTGAGTCCAGCGATGAGGAAACGGCTGACAAAGCACGTAAAGTGGTGCGTGACAACCTGACGCAGCTGGTGCCGATTTTTGGTAAACAAAGTTACCTGATGGGTGATGAGTACTCCATGCTTGATGTGGCGATTACGCCATTGTTATGGCGCCTGGGACATTATGGGATTGAGTTGCCAAACCAGGCAGCGCCATTGCTCAAATACGCAGAGAGACTATTCTCCCGCCCGATGTATGCAGAAGCGATGACGCCTTCTGAAAAGGCGATGCGTAAATAA
- a CDS encoding phosphoribosyl-ATP diphosphatase: protein MSDVLNRLSELLEQRKAADPSSSYVAKLYAKGMDSILKKIGEEATETVIAAKGGKADEIIYETADLWFHTLVMLSHAGLSAQDVLDELARREGLSGIAEKANRTE, encoded by the coding sequence ATGAGTGATGTATTAAACAGGCTATCCGAGTTGCTCGAACAGCGTAAGGCCGCTGATCCATCTTCTTCCTATGTTGCGAAGTTGTATGCCAAAGGTATGGACAGTATCCTCAAAAAGATCGGTGAAGAAGCCACTGAAACTGTGATTGCTGCCAAGGGTGGTAAGGCCGACGAAATCATTTATGAAACAGCAGATTTATGGTTTCATACGCTGGTGATGTTGAGTCATGCCGGACTCAGTGCTCAAGATGTGCTTGACGAATTGGCGCGCCGCGAAGGCTTGTCTGGCATTGCAGAGAAAGCGAACAGAACAGAATGA
- the hisF gene encoding imidazole glycerol phosphate synthase subunit HisF — protein sequence MGCAKRIIPCLDVTDGRVVKGINFLELRDAGDPVEIAQRYNDQGADELTFLDITASSDNRDLILHIIERVAEQIFIPLTVGGGVRKVEDVRRLLNAGADKVSINTTAVLNPQVVEDAAGRFGSQCIVVAIDAKKVDNQPFEWEVFTHGGRHPTGLDAVKWAQKMVSLGAGELLVTSMDRDGTKIGFNNPLNKAISDAVDVPLIASGGVGNLQHLVDGVTIGGADAVLAASIFHYGEFTVQQAKDYMREHGLEMR from the coding sequence ATGGGGTGTGCTAAACGCATTATTCCTTGCCTTGATGTGACCGATGGCCGCGTTGTTAAGGGCATTAATTTCCTTGAGTTGCGCGACGCTGGTGATCCTGTGGAAATTGCCCAGCGTTACAACGATCAGGGCGCAGATGAGCTCACCTTTCTCGATATCACTGCCAGTTCCGATAACCGCGACCTGATACTGCACATCATAGAACGCGTGGCCGAACAGATTTTTATCCCGCTGACAGTCGGTGGAGGTGTGCGTAAAGTTGAAGATGTGCGACGCTTGCTCAATGCTGGTGCCGACAAAGTCAGTATCAACACCACTGCAGTGTTAAATCCGCAAGTCGTCGAGGATGCCGCTGGCCGTTTCGGGTCACAATGTATTGTTGTAGCGATTGATGCTAAAAAGGTCGATAACCAACCATTTGAATGGGAAGTTTTCACGCATGGCGGTCGTCATCCCACTGGTTTGGATGCCGTCAAATGGGCGCAGAAAATGGTGAGCCTGGGGGCTGGTGAATTGCTGGTCACTAGCATGGACCGCGATGGGACCAAGATTGGCTTCAATAATCCGCTTAACAAAGCGATCAGCGATGCGGTAGACGTACCGCTAATCGCTTCCGGCGGGGTGGGCAACTTGCAGCACCTGGTAGATGGCGTGACGATCGGTGGCGCAGATGCGGTACTGGCTGCCAGTATCTTTCATTATGGCGAATTCACAGTCCAGCAGGCCAAAGATTATATGCGTGAACACGGATTGGAAATGCGATGA
- the tatA gene encoding Sec-independent protein translocase subunit TatA: protein MGSFSLWHWLIVLLIVVLVFGTKKLRNIGGDVGGAVNEFKKAMNEGKDASKPEEISDKSK from the coding sequence ATGGGTTCATTTAGTTTGTGGCATTGGCTGATTGTCTTACTGATTGTGGTGTTGGTATTTGGTACCAAAAAGCTACGTAATATCGGTGGAGATGTAGGCGGGGCGGTCAATGAGTTCAAGAAGGCAATGAATGAAGGTAAGGATGCATCCAAGCCTGAAGAGATTTCAGATAAAAGTAAGTGA
- a CDS encoding cytochrome c1 → MMKKWFIQAFASLALLASGVALANEVHIDVKAPIKMTDKASLQRGAKIFVNYCLNCHSANYMRYNRLQDIGLSDKQIKENLLFAGEKVGETMRISMNPKDAKKWFGAAPPDLSVEVRARGADWVYAYLRSFYKDDTRPTGWNNQVFDKVAMPHVLYELQGIQVLDHETHALKLEKAGKLSPEEYDQFVGDLTNFLAFMAEPAKQSRLWIGVVVLLFLSVLFVLVKKIKAEYWKDIR, encoded by the coding sequence ATGATGAAAAAATGGTTTATTCAGGCATTTGCTAGCCTGGCATTGCTGGCCTCCGGCGTTGCTCTGGCGAACGAAGTGCATATTGACGTCAAGGCGCCAATCAAAATGACGGATAAGGCGTCATTGCAGCGCGGTGCCAAGATTTTTGTAAACTACTGCTTAAACTGCCATAGCGCAAACTACATGCGTTACAACCGTTTGCAGGATATCGGCCTGAGCGACAAGCAAATCAAGGAAAACTTGTTGTTTGCCGGTGAAAAAGTAGGCGAAACCATGCGTATCAGCATGAACCCTAAAGATGCCAAAAAGTGGTTTGGTGCTGCGCCACCTGACCTGAGCGTTGAAGTGCGTGCGCGTGGTGCCGATTGGGTATATGCCTACCTGCGTAGTTTTTACAAGGACGACACTCGTCCTACCGGCTGGAACAACCAGGTATTTGACAAAGTAGCGATGCCGCACGTGTTGTATGAGTTGCAGGGTATCCAGGTGTTGGACCATGAAACACATGCGCTGAAACTGGAGAAAGCTGGTAAGTTGAGTCCTGAAGAGTATGACCAGTTTGTTGGTGATCTCACCAACTTCCTGGCCTTTATGGCTGAGCCAGCCAAACAATCCCGTTTGTGGATTGGCGTGGTGGTGTTGCTATTCCTGTCTGTGCTGTTCGTCTTGGTTAAAAAAATTAAAGCGGAATACTGGAAAGATATTCGCTAA